A single genomic interval of Metasolibacillus fluoroglycofenilyticus harbors:
- a CDS encoding tartrate dehydrogenase: protein MKVYRIATIPGDGIGKEVVPEAIRVLDTLAAQDGSFKFEWDILPWGCDYYLKHGEMMPENGLEILKKYDQIFLGAVGLPELVPDHISLWGLLIKIRRGLKQQINIRPAKLLEGLESPLKNPGNFDIVVVRENSEGEYSDSGGRMHSGSDEIAIQNAVFTRKGTERAITYACELATKRSQKITSVTKSNGLSHSMPFWDDVFHDVVAKYDDLQHSSAHIDAMAAYMIMKPSEYDVVVASNLFGDILTDIGGAIMGSIGIAPAANLNVEREYPSMFEPVHGSAPDIAGLGVANPLGQIWTGKLMLDFLGYEELGEKLLSAIEYTLKSNIKTKDLKGSATTKEVTDALIAYLGES from the coding sequence ATGAAGGTTTACCGAATTGCAACAATACCCGGTGATGGTATAGGAAAAGAGGTTGTACCAGAAGCGATACGTGTATTAGATACATTAGCTGCGCAAGATGGTAGTTTCAAATTTGAATGGGATATTTTGCCTTGGGGATGTGATTATTACTTAAAGCACGGCGAGATGATGCCTGAAAATGGATTAGAAATATTAAAAAAATATGATCAAATTTTCTTAGGAGCTGTAGGCTTACCAGAATTAGTGCCAGACCATATTTCATTATGGGGCTTGTTAATTAAAATTCGAAGAGGCTTGAAGCAGCAAATTAATATTCGTCCAGCAAAATTATTAGAGGGCTTAGAATCGCCACTAAAAAACCCAGGAAATTTTGATATTGTAGTTGTTCGTGAAAATTCTGAGGGTGAATATTCAGATAGCGGTGGTCGCATGCATTCAGGAAGCGATGAAATTGCCATTCAAAATGCAGTATTTACACGTAAAGGCACGGAGCGAGCGATTACTTATGCTTGTGAATTAGCGACAAAGCGCTCACAGAAAATAACGAGTGTTACAAAATCAAATGGTTTATCGCATAGCATGCCATTTTGGGATGATGTTTTTCATGATGTAGTAGCGAAGTATGATGATTTACAACATAGTAGCGCACATATCGATGCAATGGCTGCCTATATGATTATGAAGCCATCAGAGTATGACGTTGTTGTAGCTTCGAATTTATTTGGTGATATTTTAACTGATATTGGTGGAGCAATTATGGGGAGCATCGGTATTGCCCCTGCCGCAAACTTGAATGTTGAAAGGGAGTATCCATCCATGTTTGAGCCTGTGCATGGTTCTGCACCTGATATCGCTGGTTTAGGTGTAGCCAACCCATTAGGGCAAATTTGGACAGGTAAATTGATGTTAGATTTTCTTGGCTACGAGGAGCTAGGTGAAAAACTCCTATCAGCTATCGAATATACATTGAAGTCAAATATTAAAACGAAGGATTTAAAGGGCTCTGCCACAACAAAAGAGGTAACAGATGCTCTAATTGCTTACTTAGGGGAATCTTAA
- a CDS encoding CoA transferase subunit A has translation MKEVEILSPQEAMQYVQTGMSVMVGGFGLVGSPLTLIQALIERDVTELTILSNNIGESGKGLGKLLQQGKIKKAIGSYFTSNRDVVRLYNEKKLEVELLPQGTFVEAIRAGGAGLGGFYTKTGVGTKIAENKKIEIIDGKEYLFQKSLQADIAIIRAWKADRAGNLLYYKTARNFNPNMATAAKFVIAEVDEIVEIGDIQPDEIITPHLYIDALVKSEITIYDLEEK, from the coding sequence ATGAAAGAGGTAGAAATACTAAGTCCGCAAGAAGCGATGCAATATGTACAGACAGGGATGTCAGTAATGGTCGGTGGATTTGGATTAGTTGGGAGCCCCCTAACTTTAATACAAGCACTTATCGAAAGGGATGTAACAGAGCTGACGATTTTAAGTAACAATATTGGTGAAAGTGGAAAAGGCTTAGGGAAATTATTGCAGCAAGGCAAAATAAAAAAAGCGATAGGCTCCTATTTTACGAGCAATCGTGATGTTGTAAGGCTATATAATGAAAAAAAGCTAGAGGTCGAGCTTTTACCACAAGGAACTTTTGTTGAAGCAATTCGAGCAGGTGGCGCAGGACTAGGCGGTTTTTATACTAAAACAGGTGTAGGGACAAAAATAGCAGAGAATAAAAAAATAGAAATAATAGATGGGAAAGAATATTTATTTCAAAAATCCTTACAAGCAGATATAGCAATAATACGAGCTTGGAAAGCAGACCGAGCTGGAAATTTACTTTACTACAAAACGGCTCGCAACTTTAATCCAAATATGGCTACAGCAGCAAAGTTTGTCATTGCTGAAGTAGATGAAATTGTTGAAATTGGAGACATCCAACCGGATGAGATTATTACACCGCACCTTTATATTGATGCTCTCGTAAAGAGTGAAATCACGATTTATGATCTGGAGGAGAAATAG
- a CDS encoding 3-oxoacid CoA-transferase subunit B: MKDVKQLIAQRAALELPKHSVINLGIGIPTLIADIIDERDYVLHTENGLLGITKVNNQQIDLEIVNAGKIPVGEAAGAAYFSSADSFAMIRGGHVDIAVLGALQIDETGVMANWAIPGKDILGVGGAMDLLEGAKTIIATTTHTSANGDAKFVKKCTYPITSKRIVDTIVTDLAVFKWRDTIYELVDLVGTATLEEVQQRTEANYIISPNLL; encoded by the coding sequence ATGAAGGATGTTAAACAATTAATTGCACAAAGAGCAGCTCTTGAATTACCTAAACATTCAGTTATTAATTTAGGGATTGGGATACCTACACTTATCGCAGATATAATTGATGAAAGAGATTATGTATTACATACAGAAAATGGACTACTTGGTATAACGAAAGTGAACAATCAACAAATAGACCTTGAAATTGTCAATGCTGGAAAAATACCTGTTGGGGAAGCGGCTGGAGCAGCTTATTTTAGTAGCGCAGATTCCTTTGCTATGATACGCGGTGGTCATGTTGATATTGCTGTATTAGGTGCCTTGCAAATTGATGAGACGGGGGTAATGGCTAATTGGGCGATTCCCGGGAAGGATATTTTAGGTGTAGGGGGAGCAATGGATTTATTAGAAGGTGCAAAAACGATTATTGCAACGACTACACATACTTCTGCAAATGGTGATGCAAAATTTGTGAAAAAATGTACGTATCCAATAACATCTAAAAGAATCGTAGACACAATTGTAACAGATTTAGCAGTTTTCAAGTGGAGAGATACTATATATGAATTGGTAGATTTAGTCGGGACAGCGACATTAGAGGAAGTGCAGCAAAGAACAGAAGCAAATTACATTATTTCACCAAACTTATTGTAA
- a CDS encoding NAD-dependent succinate-semialdehyde dehydrogenase — MMSKKEFLIINGEQIDTKEQIEVINPATNKVIGTVPKGGGEEAKLAANAAHDALDSWSKLTAEERSILLQKWYQLIDENKELIGQIMTEEQGKPLAEAIGEVNYANSFISWYAEEGKRIYGHTVPSSSLVKRLLVVKQPVGVVAAITPWNFPAAMITRKVGPALAAGCTAVIKPASQTPFTAIKLIQLAHEAGIPKGVLNIVTGNAGAIVKEWMDDSRIRKITFTGSTEIGKELMAQAAKTVKKISLELGGHAPFIITKNANLKLAAEHLIKSKFRNAGQTCVCANRIYVHKDVEQEFASIFVEEVKKLKIGNGLEEGVVIGPLIDQHAVSKVKAQLKDAVDKGAVILTGGEEVADSPGYFLEPTVISNVSDEMECMYEETFGPLAPITTFETVEEVLQRANNTPFGLAAYVFSEKISEAVRISEGLEYGIVGLNDGLPSVAQAPFGGFKESGLGREGGLWGIEEFLEVKYISVGIE, encoded by the coding sequence ATGATGAGTAAAAAAGAATTTTTAATTATTAACGGTGAGCAAATTGATACAAAAGAGCAAATTGAAGTAATAAACCCAGCGACGAATAAAGTGATTGGTACAGTACCAAAAGGCGGTGGCGAGGAAGCGAAGCTGGCAGCTAATGCGGCGCATGATGCGCTTGATTCTTGGTCGAAATTAACTGCTGAAGAGCGCTCGATTTTATTGCAAAAATGGTATCAGCTTATTGATGAAAATAAGGAACTGATTGGACAAATAATGACTGAAGAGCAAGGAAAACCATTAGCAGAGGCGATAGGTGAAGTGAACTATGCTAATAGTTTTATTTCTTGGTATGCGGAAGAGGGCAAGCGCATTTATGGACATACCGTTCCTTCGTCAAGTTTGGTTAAGCGCTTACTCGTTGTCAAACAGCCTGTAGGGGTTGTTGCTGCAATTACGCCGTGGAACTTTCCGGCAGCTATGATTACGCGCAAAGTAGGCCCAGCTTTAGCGGCTGGCTGTACGGCTGTTATCAAGCCAGCCTCACAAACACCATTCACTGCAATTAAGTTAATACAATTAGCGCATGAAGCCGGGATACCAAAAGGTGTGTTAAATATTGTGACGGGAAATGCAGGCGCAATTGTAAAGGAATGGATGGATGATAGCCGTATTCGCAAAATAACATTTACTGGCTCTACTGAAATCGGAAAAGAATTAATGGCACAGGCTGCTAAAACAGTGAAAAAGATTTCATTGGAGCTTGGTGGACACGCACCATTTATTATTACTAAAAATGCTAATTTAAAATTAGCGGCTGAGCATTTAATTAAATCTAAATTCCGCAATGCTGGGCAAACATGTGTATGTGCAAATCGTATTTATGTACATAAAGATGTTGAGCAAGAATTTGCAAGCATCTTTGTAGAAGAAGTGAAGAAGTTAAAAATAGGAAATGGTCTTGAAGAAGGGGTAGTTATTGGCCCATTAATTGACCAGCATGCTGTAAGTAAAGTAAAGGCACAACTAAAAGATGCTGTTGATAAAGGTGCAGTAATATTAACTGGTGGTGAAGAAGTAGCAGATAGCCCAGGGTATTTCCTAGAGCCAACTGTTATTTCCAATGTTTCAGATGAAATGGAATGTATGTATGAGGAAACATTTGGTCCATTAGCACCTATTACAACATTTGAAACAGTCGAAGAAGTGTTACAAAGAGCAAATAATACACCGTTTGGTCTTGCAGCATACGTATTTTCTGAAAAAATTTCAGAAGCAGTACGCATTTCAGAGGGTTTGGAATACGGTATCGTCGGCTTAAATGATGGGCTGCCATCTGTAGCGCAAGCACCGTTTGGTGGATTTAAAGAAAGTGGTTTAGGCAGAGAAGGCGGGCTATGGGGTATTGAGGAGTTTTTAGAAGTTAAATATATTTCTGTAGGCATTGAATAA
- a CDS encoding zinc-dependent alcohol dehydrogenase, with translation MQALLKMKGGVGNIEVGTVEEPTCNDNEVKIEIAYTGICGTDLHIYHDTFKSYPPVILGHECSGIVVEAGKDVQNLKAGDRVTVLGSTERTCGKCIHCKTGFYMFCETRRGMGHGVNGSFTKYLSIKEEAVYKLPQHISLQEGALAEPLACAVQAIEELTDIKSGDVVLLSGPGPIGLICLSLLAIKGCKVLVSGTDVDAQRLEIAKELGAARVINVQQENLANIVAEETNNQGVDITIDCTGAPMAISSCLEQVKKRGQHIQVGIVGKAFNLDFDIILYKQLQVYGSLAHSITTWDRVMKIYDQNQINLKPIITHVMNLNDWQKAFQLCEEKQCGKVLIQYDESTNLE, from the coding sequence ATGCAGGCACTTTTAAAAATGAAAGGCGGCGTCGGCAATATCGAGGTCGGGACAGTAGAAGAACCTACTTGCAACGATAATGAAGTAAAAATTGAAATTGCTTATACAGGTATTTGCGGAACGGATTTGCATATTTACCATGATACATTTAAAAGCTACCCACCCGTTATACTTGGGCATGAATGTTCAGGGATAGTCGTTGAAGCAGGGAAGGATGTTCAAAACTTAAAGGCTGGCGACCGTGTAACAGTTCTTGGTTCAACAGAGCGTACTTGTGGCAAATGTATTCACTGTAAAACAGGTTTTTATATGTTTTGTGAAACGCGTCGAGGAATGGGGCATGGTGTAAATGGTAGCTTTACAAAATATCTTAGCATCAAGGAAGAAGCAGTTTATAAATTGCCCCAGCATATATCACTACAAGAAGGCGCTTTAGCAGAGCCATTAGCCTGTGCAGTGCAAGCTATAGAAGAATTAACTGATATTAAAAGTGGAGATGTTGTTCTTCTATCAGGACCAGGACCCATTGGATTAATTTGCCTATCGTTATTAGCCATCAAAGGATGTAAAGTGTTAGTAAGCGGTACAGATGTTGATGCGCAGCGTTTAGAAATTGCTAAAGAGCTTGGTGCTGCACGTGTCATTAATGTACAGCAAGAAAATTTAGCGAATATTGTGGCTGAGGAAACGAACAATCAAGGTGTCGATATTACGATTGATTGTACGGGAGCTCCAATGGCGATTAGTAGCTGTTTAGAGCAAGTGAAAAAGCGTGGACAGCATATTCAAGTAGGGATTGTTGGGAAAGCGTTTAACCTGGATTTTGATATTATTTTATACAAACAATTACAAGTATATGGGTCATTAGCACACTCAATAACAACTTGGGATAGAGTAATGAAAATTTATGATCAAAATCAAATTAACCTAAAGCCTATTATTACGCATGTGATGAACTTAAATGATTGGCAAAAAGCATTCCAATTATGTGAGGAAAAACAATGCGGCAAGGTACTTATTCAATATGATGAATCGACAAATTTGGAGTGA
- a CDS encoding IclR family transcriptional regulator domain-containing protein, translated as MSIKKDTIKESDFVKSLEKGLLVISAFTKECPALTMSEAAKLTGLSRPATRRILLTLTHLGYLYQSDKNVFSLTPKILSLGHAYFASNSIWSGVTPHLEELSNIVQESTSISVLDGQEIVYVARVATQRIMSITLNVGSRLPAYATSMGQTLLAYMEPEKFVQYAENIEFKKFTANTPSSLSELTAKCELIRERGYNIAQQELENDLTSIAAPLFNRNNTVVAAINISMHSSKFLDINKIEAHYIQPLLKIAAEISTMIEHHQ; from the coding sequence ATGTCAATCAAAAAAGATACGATTAAAGAAAGTGACTTTGTCAAATCACTGGAAAAGGGTTTACTCGTTATTAGTGCATTTACAAAAGAGTGTCCGGCTTTGACAATGAGTGAGGCAGCTAAATTAACAGGGTTATCCCGCCCCGCCACTCGCAGAATTTTATTGACATTGACACATCTCGGATACTTATATCAAAGTGATAAAAATGTCTTCTCGTTAACACCTAAAATACTATCGTTAGGTCATGCTTATTTCGCATCTAATTCCATCTGGTCGGGCGTGACACCTCATTTAGAGGAGCTATCAAATATCGTGCAGGAATCAACCTCTATTTCAGTTTTAGATGGTCAAGAGATTGTCTATGTTGCCAGAGTAGCTACTCAAAGAATTATGAGTATTACATTAAATGTCGGTTCTAGATTGCCAGCATATGCTACGTCTATGGGACAAACATTACTTGCATATATGGAGCCAGAAAAATTTGTTCAGTATGCTGAAAACATTGAGTTTAAAAAATTTACAGCTAACACGCCGTCTTCTCTCAGCGAACTAACAGCAAAATGTGAGCTTATTCGAGAACGAGGCTACAATATCGCACAGCAGGAGCTAGAAAATGATTTAACATCGATTGCAGCTCCTCTATTTAATAGAAACAATACAGTTGTAGCTGCCATCAATATTTCGATGCATAGCTCGAAGTTCCTCGATATAAATAAAATTGAGGCACATTATATTCAGCCACTTTTGAAAATCGCAGCGGAAATCTCAACAATGATAGAGCATCATCAATAA
- the dctP gene encoding TRAP transporter substrate-binding protein DctP codes for MKKIAMVMMSALLMVILAACGSDKGANSTGDSGKQVVLDLSIPEPEDAKFGLTAQKFKEEVEKLTDNQVTVKIHANNSLGGEREVFELMGMGSADMAIQSVGPVGNWVKEFNVLDLPFLFDNREHVYSVLDGEIGQELSEKFEAEANVKTLGWLENGFVSTTSNNAINTVEDVKKMKIRVQENEIQIDTWKAFGAEPTPMAWTEVFTGLQQGVIDGHSNSLATVKSSKIFEVQDYVAELGDRFSAATISISTKTFNGLTSEQQEAVVEAGKIAAEFGRQANQDKIDEARAFLLEQGNQITEPDKESFKATVGPVYEKWAPKLGEALIEKIQNTTY; via the coding sequence ATGAAGAAAATAGCAATGGTTATGATGTCGGCTCTATTAATGGTTATTCTAGCTGCCTGTGGCTCTGATAAAGGTGCCAACAGTACAGGAGATTCAGGAAAGCAGGTTGTACTTGATTTAAGTATTCCAGAACCAGAAGATGCGAAATTTGGTTTAACTGCACAAAAATTTAAAGAAGAAGTTGAGAAATTAACAGATAATCAAGTGACAGTAAAGATTCATGCAAATAATTCTTTAGGTGGAGAGCGTGAAGTATTTGAGTTAATGGGAATGGGTTCAGCTGATATGGCAATCCAATCAGTAGGTCCTGTAGGAAACTGGGTAAAAGAATTTAACGTACTAGATTTACCGTTTCTTTTTGACAACCGCGAGCATGTATATAGTGTACTAGATGGTGAAATTGGACAAGAGTTAAGTGAAAAGTTTGAGGCAGAGGCAAACGTTAAAACATTAGGCTGGTTGGAAAATGGCTTCGTTTCGACAACATCTAACAATGCGATTAATACTGTTGAAGATGTTAAGAAAATGAAAATTCGCGTTCAGGAAAATGAAATTCAAATTGATACTTGGAAGGCATTTGGCGCAGAGCCAACACCAATGGCTTGGACAGAAGTATTCACAGGCTTACAGCAAGGGGTTATTGATGGACATTCGAACTCCTTAGCAACAGTAAAATCTTCAAAGATTTTTGAGGTGCAAGATTATGTTGCTGAGCTAGGGGATCGCTTCAGTGCTGCAACGATTTCTATTAGTACAAAAACATTTAATGGCTTAACATCAGAACAGCAAGAAGCAGTAGTAGAGGCTGGTAAAATAGCCGCTGAATTCGGACGTCAAGCTAACCAAGATAAAATTGATGAGGCGCGTGCATTCCTATTAGAGCAAGGTAATCAAATTACAGAACCAGACAAGGAATCATTTAAAGCAACTGTGGGACCTGTCTATGAAAAATGGGCTCCTAAGCTAGGGGAAGCATTAATTGAAAAAATCCAAAATACAACTTATTAA
- a CDS encoding TRAP transporter small permease — protein MKSILRGYIRIVDIINKAMGYVLMVMLAVMTAIIFWQVFSRFVVGSSLAWSEELSRFLMIFMIFIGASIALRGNELISVELLFERLTGTAKKILVVIIQLLSIIFFIILIKYGYAMAESFSNQKAPSLGVSMQVIYLSLPLGGVLMLINSVACTIEQFIGKGEK, from the coding sequence TTGAAATCTATACTGCGAGGGTATATACGTATCGTAGATATCATTAATAAAGCAATGGGCTACGTATTAATGGTCATGTTAGCAGTAATGACTGCTATTATCTTTTGGCAAGTGTTTTCTCGATTTGTTGTGGGGTCATCTTTAGCTTGGTCGGAAGAATTATCGAGATTTTTAATGATATTTATGATTTTTATTGGTGCATCGATAGCGCTTAGAGGAAATGAGCTGATTTCTGTTGAGCTGCTCTTTGAAAGATTGACTGGAACAGCAAAGAAAATTTTAGTTGTCATTATTCAGCTTCTTTCAATTATTTTCTTTATTATTCTAATAAAATATGGCTATGCGATGGCAGAAAGTTTTAGTAATCAAAAAGCCCCTTCATTAGGAGTTTCTATGCAAGTAATCTATCTATCATTGCCTTTGGGCGGCGTACTAATGTTGATTAATTCTGTTGCATGCACAATTGAGCAGTTTATAGGGAAGGGAGAGAAGTAA
- a CDS encoding TRAP transporter large permease, whose amino-acid sequence MLIAFFVSLFVFMFLSVPIAFSLGLSTVIGVLMHDTLPLEIIPQRIFVSLNSFPLMAIPFFILAGNIMGAGSMSKRLVNFATSLVGHFTGGLAMVAIVTSMFFAAISGSGAATTAAIGSILIPAMIAKGYKIEYAAANQAVAGALGIIIPPSIAMILYGVAAEVSIGDLFIAGILPGLLITFSLLVSALIIAKKNGYVGEEKKDFPQVFKAFKEAILAILMPLIVLGGIYSGVFTPTEASVVAVVYSIFVGMFIYRDLSIAKLGEVFKESAVNSSVIMLVIGVAGVFGFFIGINSVPDMIYESISAFVTNKYVFLLMVNVILFIAGMFLEGGAAILILVPLLLGTALNLGIDPVHFGMIMVCNLAIGLVTPPVGIDLFVVAKLTNVSIMRIARFAIPLILILIVDVLIITFVPALSTWLPSLIK is encoded by the coding sequence ATGTTAATAGCTTTTTTCGTATCACTCTTTGTTTTTATGTTTTTAAGTGTACCCATTGCATTCTCCCTCGGTCTATCAACAGTCATTGGAGTTTTAATGCATGACACCTTACCATTAGAAATAATACCACAAAGGATTTTTGTATCTTTAAATTCTTTTCCTTTAATGGCGATTCCATTCTTTATTTTAGCGGGGAACATTATGGGGGCTGGAAGTATGTCTAAACGACTTGTGAATTTTGCTACATCCTTGGTGGGGCATTTCACAGGCGGACTGGCAATGGTAGCAATTGTAACATCGATGTTCTTTGCTGCAATTTCAGGGTCAGGTGCTGCTACTACTGCTGCTATTGGTTCTATTTTAATTCCCGCAATGATTGCCAAAGGTTATAAAATTGAATATGCTGCGGCAAACCAAGCTGTAGCAGGTGCTCTTGGTATCATCATACCTCCGAGTATTGCGATGATTTTATACGGTGTTGCTGCAGAAGTATCTATCGGTGACTTATTCATTGCAGGTATTTTACCGGGTCTATTAATCACATTTTCTTTATTAGTAAGCGCTTTAATTATTGCTAAAAAGAATGGCTATGTTGGTGAGGAAAAGAAAGACTTCCCTCAAGTATTCAAAGCATTTAAAGAAGCTATATTGGCAATTTTAATGCCTTTGATTGTTTTAGGAGGTATTTATTCAGGTGTATTTACACCAACTGAAGCCTCGGTAGTGGCAGTTGTATACTCTATCTTCGTCGGTATGTTTATTTACCGTGATTTATCAATTGCTAAATTAGGTGAAGTGTTTAAAGAAAGTGCTGTGAATAGCTCAGTAATTATGTTAGTAATTGGGGTCGCGGGTGTATTTGGCTTCTTTATCGGCATTAATAGTGTGCCTGATATGATTTATGAGTCAATTTCAGCATTTGTAACGAACAAATATGTATTCCTTCTCATGGTAAACGTTATTTTATTTATTGCAGGGATGTTTTTAGAAGGTGGTGCAGCGATTCTAATTTTAGTACCGCTACTATTAGGGACAGCTTTAAATTTAGGAATTGATCCAGTTCACTTCGGTATGATTATGGTATGTAACTTAGCAATCGGATTAGTGACGCCACCAGTCGGCATAGATTTATTCGTTGTTGCAAAACTGACCAATGTCAGCATTATGAGAATTGCAAGATTTGCAATACCGTTAATACTTATTTTAATCGTTGACGTGTTAATAATTACGTTCGTGCCAGCTTTATCTACATGGCTACCATCTTTAATTAAATAG
- a CDS encoding NAD(P)-dependent alcohol dehydrogenase, with protein MSIVDRSQKMQVASLVGLSQVVVDYDTIPDVLPNEVLVKVEAVGICGSDIHYYQHGHIGARKVQYPHIQGHEFAGTVVEVGEQVTNFAVGDRVTVEPGVPCRMCEKCRSGKYNLCDQVVFLSTPPHKGALRQYISHPEDFVFPIPDELTFEEATLAEPLSVAIHALKRANLRPGMRILITGMGPVGLMCVCAASFYNASEIVVTDMVKHKLQVATELGATSTIEIPLETIPEDYFDIVIETSGARPALQSGIRALKKGGKLVSIGFPKDAEVPIDLTMMLQRELDLITVYRYANTFPLAISILKELKEVVGTVITSTFELEHIDEAMKKATETHLDSIKVIVYPNKSGKKQNTE; from the coding sequence GTGAGCATAGTGGACCGAAGTCAAAAGATGCAGGTTGCAAGTTTAGTTGGACTTTCACAGGTAGTTGTAGATTATGACACAATACCGGATGTGCTACCAAATGAAGTGTTAGTTAAAGTAGAGGCTGTTGGAATTTGTGGTTCTGATATTCATTATTATCAGCACGGTCATATAGGGGCTAGAAAAGTGCAATACCCCCATATTCAAGGACATGAATTTGCTGGAACAGTCGTTGAGGTTGGTGAACAAGTGACAAATTTTGCAGTTGGTGATCGAGTAACAGTCGAACCTGGCGTTCCGTGCCGCATGTGTGAAAAGTGTAGAAGCGGAAAATACAATCTATGTGACCAAGTGGTGTTTTTATCCACGCCACCACATAAAGGGGCATTGCGTCAATACATTAGTCATCCCGAAGATTTTGTCTTCCCAATTCCTGATGAGCTAACATTTGAAGAGGCTACATTAGCTGAGCCTTTATCAGTGGCCATCCATGCTTTGAAAAGAGCCAATTTACGACCGGGAATGCGCATTTTAATTACTGGAATGGGACCAGTCGGCTTAATGTGTGTTTGTGCAGCAAGCTTTTATAATGCTAGTGAAATCGTTGTGACGGATATGGTTAAGCATAAGCTACAAGTTGCTACGGAACTAGGCGCAACAAGCACGATTGAAATTCCGTTGGAAACAATTCCGGAAGATTATTTTGATATTGTCATCGAAACATCCGGAGCAAGGCCTGCTCTTCAAAGTGGTATTCGTGCATTGAAAAAAGGCGGAAAACTGGTAAGCATAGGCTTTCCTAAAGATGCTGAAGTGCCAATTGATTTAACAATGATGCTACAGCGAGAGTTGGATTTAATTACAGTTTATCGATATGCAAATACGTTCCCATTAGCAATTAGCATATTGAAGGAATTAAAAGAGGTTGTCGGGACGGTCATTACATCTACTTTTGAATTGGAGCATATTGATGAAGCAATGAAGAAGGCAACGGAAACACACCTAGACTCTATAAAAGTCATTGTTTATCCGAATAAAAGTGGGAAGAAGCAAAATACTGAATAG